The following are from one region of the Rhizobacter sp. AJA081-3 genome:
- a CDS encoding acetyl-CoA C-acyltransferase, whose protein sequence is MSKQVQDAYIVAATRTPIGKSGRGYFRNTRPDDLLVAAVQSALRQVPTLDPKAIEDAIIGCSFPEAEQGINMARVAMVLAGLPHSVGGVTVNRFCASGLTALQMAADRIRIGEADVMIAGGAESMSMVPMGGNKPSFNPAIFAKDENVGIAYGMGLTAEKVATQWKVSREAQDAFALASHQKALKAMAAGEFTAEMTPIDVVDRFPNLATGEVSTKTRTVSLDEGARPDTSLEGLAKLRPVFAAKGSVTAGNSSQTSDGAGALILASEKAIKQFDLKPLARFVSFAARGVAPEIMGIGPIEAIPAALRYAGLKLDDLGWIELNEAFAAQALAVIGTLGLDPSKVNPMGGAIALGHPLGATGAIRAATVVHALHRHNLKYGMVTMCVGMGQGAAGIIERV, encoded by the coding sequence ATGAGCAAACAAGTGCAAGACGCCTACATCGTTGCCGCCACCCGCACGCCGATCGGCAAGTCGGGCCGGGGCTACTTCCGCAACACGCGCCCGGACGACCTGCTGGTCGCCGCGGTGCAGAGCGCGCTGCGCCAGGTGCCCACGCTCGACCCGAAGGCGATCGAGGACGCGATCATCGGCTGCTCGTTCCCTGAGGCCGAGCAGGGCATCAACATGGCGCGCGTGGCGATGGTGCTGGCCGGGCTGCCGCATTCGGTGGGCGGCGTCACTGTCAACCGCTTCTGCGCCTCGGGCCTGACCGCGCTGCAAATGGCTGCTGACCGCATCCGCATCGGCGAGGCCGACGTGATGATCGCCGGCGGCGCCGAGTCGATGAGCATGGTGCCGATGGGCGGCAACAAGCCCTCGTTCAACCCGGCCATCTTCGCCAAGGACGAGAACGTCGGCATCGCCTACGGCATGGGCCTGACCGCCGAGAAGGTGGCCACGCAGTGGAAGGTGTCGCGCGAGGCGCAGGACGCCTTCGCGCTGGCCTCGCACCAGAAGGCGCTGAAGGCGATGGCCGCCGGCGAGTTCACGGCCGAGATGACGCCGATCGATGTCGTCGATCGTTTCCCGAACCTCGCCACCGGTGAAGTCAGCACGAAGACGCGCACCGTGAGCCTCGACGAAGGCGCGCGTCCAGACACCTCGCTCGAAGGCCTGGCCAAACTGCGCCCGGTGTTCGCCGCCAAGGGCAGCGTCACCGCCGGCAACAGCTCGCAGACGAGCGACGGCGCGGGCGCGCTGATCCTGGCCAGCGAGAAGGCCATCAAGCAGTTCGACCTGAAGCCGCTGGCGCGCTTCGTCAGCTTCGCCGCGCGCGGTGTGGCGCCGGAGATCATGGGCATCGGCCCGATCGAGGCCATCCCGGCCGCGCTGCGCTACGCCGGGCTGAAGCTCGACGACCTCGGCTGGATCGAGCTGAACGAAGCCTTTGCGGCGCAGGCGCTGGCGGTGATCGGCACCCTCGGGCTGGATCCGAGCAAGGTCAACCCGATGGGCGGCGCCATCGCGCTGGGCCACCCGCTGGGTGCCACCGGCGCGATCCGTGCGGCCACGGTCGTGCATGCATTGCACCGCCACAACCTGAAGTACGGCATGGTCACCATGTGCGTGGGCATGGGGCAGGGCGCCGCGGGCATCATCGAACGCGTCTGA
- a CDS encoding HNH endonuclease, translating into MEVLQLDVSGRPQAWISAKEAAILYASDGVAWTLGDAFYVLRGGMQRRTGLQSRIEVHPIIAVRGAIPSKAWRQAPALSNPKLFARDRQVCAYCGHHLHVDELTREHIVPTSRGGLDSWMNCITACRPCNGRKGNRMPEEARMSLLYLPYVPSLHEDMILRGRRILADQMEFLLASVPRSSRLHG; encoded by the coding sequence ATGGAAGTGTTGCAACTCGACGTTTCCGGCCGCCCCCAAGCCTGGATCTCGGCCAAGGAGGCTGCCATCCTGTACGCCAGCGACGGCGTGGCCTGGACTCTGGGCGACGCGTTCTACGTGCTGCGCGGCGGCATGCAGCGGCGCACCGGGCTGCAGAGCCGCATCGAGGTGCACCCCATCATCGCGGTGCGCGGCGCCATCCCGAGCAAGGCCTGGCGGCAGGCGCCGGCGCTGTCCAACCCGAAGCTGTTCGCGAGGGACCGGCAGGTCTGCGCCTACTGCGGGCATCACCTTCACGTGGACGAACTGACACGCGAGCACATCGTGCCCACCTCGCGCGGCGGCCTGGACAGCTGGATGAACTGCATCACCGCCTGCCGGCCCTGCAACGGCCGCAAGGGCAACCGCATGCCGGAAGAGGCCCGCATGAGCCTGCTCTACCTGCCCTACGTGCCGAGCCTGCACGAAGACATGATCCTGCGTGGCCGGCGAATCCTGGCCGACCAGATGGAGTTCCTGCTGGCCAGCGTGCCGCGCAGCAGTCGCCTGCACGGCTGA
- a CDS encoding DUF1569 domain-containing protein: MNLHAEPTNPARRQALVRGGAVLIGSSPMLLSACGAAPVADASFGSLPAALATLQSLKDKPPRATGTWDLPKVLIHAAQSVEYSLAGFPQPKAAWFRATVGPAAFAVFSARGRMSHSLSEPIPGAPDIAAGQALDAAVDRLVASLRAFDGHTGALAPHFAYGALDKPDYLRAHLMHLANHWQEMAA; this comes from the coding sequence TTGAATCTGCACGCCGAACCGACGAATCCGGCGCGCCGCCAGGCCCTCGTGCGCGGCGGCGCTGTGCTGATCGGCTCGTCGCCGATGCTGCTGTCGGCCTGCGGCGCGGCGCCGGTGGCCGATGCGAGCTTCGGTTCGCTGCCGGCCGCCTTGGCCACTCTGCAGTCGCTCAAGGACAAGCCGCCGCGGGCCACCGGCACCTGGGACCTGCCCAAGGTGTTGATCCACGCGGCGCAGAGCGTCGAGTACTCGCTCGCCGGCTTCCCGCAGCCCAAGGCGGCATGGTTCCGCGCGACGGTCGGGCCGGCGGCCTTCGCGGTCTTCTCGGCGCGTGGCCGCATGAGCCATTCGCTGTCGGAGCCGATCCCCGGCGCACCGGACATCGCCGCCGGCCAGGCGCTGGACGCGGCCGTGGATCGCCTCGTCGCCTCGCTGCGCGCCTTCGATGGCCACACCGGCGCGCTGGCCCCACACTTCGCCTATGGTGCGCTCGACAAACCCGACTACCTGCGCGCCCACCTGATGCACCTGGCCAACCACTGGCAGGAGATGGCAGCCTGA
- a CDS encoding alpha/beta fold hydrolase — protein sequence MNAHTLAADDGTPLSVRFFEPAEGEPQRGAVVIGGAMGVRQDYYRAFADWLAQQGYRVATFDYRGMGDSPPLAGTLRGFRADLFDWAADTDSVIEALAARSGDLPIYLIGHSLGAQLPGLLRHRDRLAGLLSIAAGSGYWRDNAPQLRRIVLYFWHVLVPVGTALFGYFPGQRIGKVGNLPKGVVMQWRKWCMHPRYHVGAEGAMVRERFAAARFPVVALSIADDELMTERGTQVLIDCYANAPRRIERITPADVQAKRIGHFGFFRDQFRATLWQRAEQLLSELALPRGAAA from the coding sequence ATGAATGCACACACGCTCGCCGCGGATGACGGCACGCCGCTGTCGGTGCGCTTCTTCGAGCCGGCGGAAGGCGAGCCGCAGCGCGGTGCCGTGGTCATCGGCGGCGCGATGGGCGTGCGCCAGGACTACTACCGCGCCTTCGCCGACTGGCTGGCGCAGCAGGGCTACCGGGTCGCCACCTTCGACTACCGCGGCATGGGCGATTCGCCGCCGCTGGCGGGCACGCTGCGTGGATTCCGCGCCGACCTGTTCGACTGGGCGGCCGACACCGACTCGGTGATCGAGGCGCTGGCGGCGCGCAGCGGCGATCTGCCGATCTACCTGATCGGCCACAGCCTGGGTGCGCAACTGCCCGGGCTGCTGCGACACCGCGACCGCCTGGCCGGGCTGCTGTCGATCGCCGCCGGCAGCGGCTACTGGCGCGACAACGCACCGCAGCTCAGGCGCATCGTGCTGTATTTCTGGCACGTGCTGGTGCCGGTGGGCACGGCGCTGTTCGGCTACTTTCCGGGCCAGCGGATCGGCAAGGTCGGCAACCTGCCCAAGGGCGTGGTGATGCAGTGGCGCAAGTGGTGCATGCACCCGCGCTATCACGTCGGTGCCGAAGGTGCGATGGTTCGCGAGCGTTTCGCGGCGGCGCGGTTTCCGGTGGTCGCGCTGTCGATCGCCGACGACGAGCTGATGACCGAGCGCGGCACGCAGGTGCTGATCGACTGCTACGCCAATGCGCCGCGGCGCATCGAGCGCATCACTCCTGCGGACGTGCAGGCCAAGCGCATCGGGCACTTCGGCTTCTTCCGCGACCAGTTCCGCGCCACGCTCTGGCAGCGCGCCGAGCAGCTGCTGAGCGAGCTGGCACTGCCTCGGGGAGCCGCCGCTTGA
- a CDS encoding TetR/AcrR family transcriptional regulator, with product MADTSTPARSMHKGQQTRATILDAALTLASHMGLEGLSIGALAEVTGMSKSGVFAHFGSRDELQIAVVREYHNKFEEEVFYPALREPRGLPRLRALFELWVKRVAVEIDSGCIYISGAVEFDDRPGPVRDALVDMVQTWQDALERAIGMAVDEGHLRPDTDPAQMLFEVHGLILALHHDARFLRHPGAVDRARVAFRRVLDLYAAAPAAEPKPAPRKRAPAARAARS from the coding sequence ATGGCAGACACCTCGACTCCCGCACGCTCGATGCACAAGGGCCAGCAGACACGCGCCACCATCCTGGATGCCGCGTTGACGCTGGCTTCGCACATGGGGCTGGAGGGGCTGTCGATCGGCGCGCTCGCCGAGGTCACGGGCATGAGCAAATCCGGCGTGTTCGCGCACTTCGGCTCGCGCGACGAACTTCAGATCGCCGTGGTGCGCGAGTACCACAACAAGTTCGAGGAAGAGGTCTTCTACCCGGCGCTGCGCGAGCCGCGCGGCCTGCCGCGCCTGCGCGCGCTGTTCGAACTGTGGGTCAAGCGCGTGGCGGTCGAGATCGACTCGGGCTGCATCTACATCAGCGGCGCGGTGGAGTTCGACGACCGGCCCGGCCCGGTGCGCGATGCGCTGGTCGACATGGTGCAGACCTGGCAGGACGCGCTCGAGCGCGCCATCGGCATGGCCGTCGACGAAGGCCACCTGCGGCCCGACACCGACCCGGCGCAGATGCTCTTCGAGGTCCACGGCCTCATCCTCGCGCTGCACCACGACGCGCGTTTCCTGCGCCACCCGGGCGCCGTCGACCGCGCGCGGGTCGCCTTCCGGCGCGTGCTCGACCTCTACGCGGCCGCACCGGCTGCCGAACCCAAGCCTGCCCCTCGCAAGCGCGCCCCGGCCGCGCGAGCGGCCCGTTCCTGA
- a CDS encoding 3-hydroxyacyl-CoA dehydrogenase/enoyl-CoA hydratase family protein has translation MNRFNVRKVAVLGAGVMGAQIAAHLVNVKVPVVLFDLPAKEGPKNGIVTKAIEGLKKLKPAPLGIVEDAVLIEAANYEEHLDKLKECDLIIEAIAERMDWKLDLYKRIASAVAPHAIVASNTSGLSITKLSEALPEEIKPRFCGIHFFNPPRYMSLVELIPTPTTRPEILDQLESFVTSAVGKGVVRAKDTPNFIANRVGIAGMLATIKEAETFGLSYDVVDDLTGKKLGRASSGTFRTADVVGLDTMAHVIKTLQDNLADDPFFPSYGTPPVLAKLIEQGALGQKSGAGFYKKVGKDILRLDPAKAEYVPAGGKADEIVARMLKKKPEERLKLLRESSNPQAQFLWAILRDSFHYAAVHLADIADCARDVDFAMRWGFGTSQGPFELWQQAGWKQVAEWVKADIDAGRRCAKAPLPAWVFDGRDGVHSAEGSWSASQGKYLPRSGLGVYQRQFFPENVVGSGAVAPLSAGTEVFKNEEVRVWTLDGEVLIASITAKLHLISPTVAEGLQVALEKAEAGYKGLVIWSPDDVFSAGANLEALMPVFMKSGAKGIAPELKKFQDFMLRVRYAQVPVVSAIRGIALGGGCELAVYSSKRVAAMESYMGLVEVGVGLVPGAGGLTYIARRAAEMAAAGNANADIFKFVTDGFTNAAMAKVGTSAIESRKLGYLLWSDVIVPNKDELLYVATQQAKAMFDSGYRAPAKTLIPVAGRSAIATIKGQLANMRDGGFISAHDFHISSLIADVVCGGEVDAGSLVSEEYLMALERKHFCALLENPKSQERIMGMLQTGKPVRN, from the coding sequence ATGAATCGATTCAACGTTCGCAAGGTGGCCGTGCTCGGCGCCGGTGTCATGGGGGCACAGATCGCCGCCCATCTGGTCAACGTCAAGGTGCCGGTCGTGCTGTTCGACCTGCCCGCCAAGGAAGGGCCGAAGAACGGCATCGTCACCAAGGCGATCGAGGGGCTGAAGAAGCTCAAGCCGGCACCGCTGGGCATCGTCGAGGACGCCGTGCTCATCGAGGCCGCGAACTACGAAGAGCACCTCGACAAGCTGAAGGAGTGCGACCTGATCATCGAGGCCATCGCCGAGCGCATGGACTGGAAGCTGGATCTGTACAAACGCATCGCCTCGGCAGTGGCGCCGCACGCGATCGTCGCGTCCAACACCTCGGGCCTGTCGATCACCAAGCTCAGCGAAGCGCTGCCCGAAGAGATCAAGCCGCGCTTCTGCGGCATCCACTTCTTCAACCCGCCGCGCTACATGTCGCTCGTCGAGCTGATCCCGACGCCGACGACGCGGCCGGAGATCCTCGACCAGCTCGAGAGCTTCGTCACCAGCGCCGTGGGCAAGGGCGTGGTGCGCGCCAAGGACACGCCGAACTTCATCGCCAACCGCGTCGGCATCGCCGGCATGCTGGCCACCATCAAGGAAGCCGAGACCTTCGGTCTGAGCTACGACGTCGTCGACGACCTGACCGGCAAGAAGCTCGGCCGCGCCAGCAGCGGCACCTTCCGCACCGCCGACGTGGTGGGCCTGGACACGATGGCGCACGTCATCAAGACGCTGCAGGACAACCTCGCCGACGATCCGTTCTTCCCGAGCTACGGCACGCCGCCGGTGCTGGCCAAGCTGATCGAGCAGGGCGCGCTCGGCCAGAAGAGCGGCGCGGGCTTCTACAAGAAGGTCGGCAAGGACATCCTGCGCCTGGACCCGGCCAAGGCCGAGTACGTGCCCGCCGGCGGCAAGGCCGACGAGATCGTCGCGCGCATGCTCAAGAAGAAGCCGGAAGAGCGGCTCAAGCTGCTTCGTGAATCGAGCAACCCGCAGGCGCAGTTCCTCTGGGCGATCCTGCGCGACAGCTTCCACTACGCCGCGGTGCATCTGGCTGACATCGCCGATTGCGCGCGCGACGTCGACTTCGCGATGCGCTGGGGCTTCGGCACCTCTCAAGGCCCGTTCGAGCTGTGGCAGCAGGCCGGCTGGAAGCAGGTCGCCGAATGGGTGAAGGCCGACATCGACGCCGGCAGGCGCTGTGCAAAGGCGCCGCTGCCGGCCTGGGTGTTCGACGGCCGCGATGGCGTGCATAGCGCCGAAGGCTCGTGGAGCGCGTCGCAGGGCAAGTACCTCCCGCGCAGCGGCCTGGGCGTCTACCAGCGCCAGTTCTTCCCGGAGAACGTGGTCGGCTCGGGCGCCGTGGCGCCGCTTTCCGCCGGCACCGAGGTGTTCAAGAACGAGGAAGTGCGCGTCTGGACGCTCGACGGCGAGGTGCTGATCGCCAGCATCACCGCCAAGCTGCACCTGATCAGCCCGACGGTGGCCGAAGGCCTGCAGGTCGCGCTCGAGAAGGCCGAGGCCGGCTACAAGGGCCTGGTGATCTGGTCGCCGGACGACGTGTTCTCTGCCGGCGCCAACCTCGAAGCGCTGATGCCCGTCTTCATGAAGAGCGGTGCCAAGGGCATCGCGCCGGAGCTGAAGAAGTTCCAGGACTTCATGCTCCGCGTGCGCTACGCCCAGGTGCCGGTGGTCAGCGCGATCCGCGGCATCGCGCTGGGAGGCGGCTGCGAGCTGGCGGTGTATTCCAGCAAGCGCGTGGCGGCGATGGAGTCGTACATGGGCCTGGTGGAAGTCGGTGTGGGCCTGGTGCCCGGGGCGGGCGGCCTGACCTACATCGCGCGCCGCGCGGCCGAAATGGCGGCGGCGGGCAACGCCAACGCCGATATCTTCAAGTTCGTCACCGACGGCTTCACCAACGCCGCGATGGCCAAGGTAGGCACCAGCGCGATCGAGTCGCGCAAGCTCGGCTACCTGCTGTGGAGCGACGTGATCGTGCCGAACAAGGACGAACTGCTCTACGTGGCCACGCAGCAGGCCAAGGCCATGTTCGACAGCGGCTATCGCGCGCCGGCGAAGACGCTGATCCCGGTGGCCGGCCGCAGCGCCATCGCCACCATCAAGGGGCAGCTGGCCAACATGCGCGACGGTGGCTTCATCAGCGCGCACGACTTCCACATCTCCTCGCTGATCGCCGACGTGGTCTGCGGCGGCGAGGTCGATGCCGGCTCGCTGGTGAGCGAGGAGTACCTGATGGCGCTCGAGCGCAAGCACTTCTGCGCGCTGCTCGAGAACCCCAAGTCGCAGGAGCGAATCATGGGCATGCTGCAGACCGGCAAGCCGGTGCGCAACTGA
- a CDS encoding glycine zipper 2TM domain-containing protein yields the protein MKKILLAVAVASLAACATSSPDVIQRGDAQRMSQVQDATVLSVRPVTVDGNQSGIGATAGAVAGGVAGSTVGGHREGLVVGVLGAVAGAVVGNAVERAGTREEAVEILLQLRNGERRAVVQGKGSETLNPGDAVIIVTTGGKTRVTRAPGVAPSNAPIGTPVPAVKG from the coding sequence ATGAAGAAGATTCTCCTCGCCGTTGCCGTGGCCTCGCTGGCCGCTTGCGCCACCTCCAGCCCCGACGTCATCCAGCGCGGCGACGCGCAGCGCATGTCGCAGGTGCAGGACGCCACCGTGCTGTCGGTGCGCCCCGTGACCGTGGACGGCAACCAGAGCGGCATCGGCGCCACTGCCGGCGCCGTGGCCGGCGGCGTGGCCGGCTCCACCGTGGGTGGTCACCGCGAAGGCCTGGTGGTCGGCGTGCTCGGTGCCGTCGCCGGCGCTGTGGTCGGCAATGCGGTCGAGCGTGCCGGCACGCGCGAAGAAGCGGTCGAGATCCTGCTGCAGTTGCGCAACGGCGAGCGCCGTGCGGTCGTTCAGGGCAAGGGCAGCGAGACGCTGAACCCCGGCGACGCGGTGATCATCGTCACCACCGGCGGGAAGACTCGCGTGACGCGCGCGCCTGGCGTGGCGCCGTCGAACGCGCCGATCGGCACCCCGGTGCCCGCCGTCAAGGGCTGA
- a CDS encoding SGNH/GDSL hydrolase family protein yields MSLALKLALAPLLVVQAVATRRRAPVLPEPEGPRQGQVGAGRVLRVLIVGDSSAAGVGVRTQDEALAGHLTRALARCSGRRVRWQLVAKSGITTVQALDLLKQSAPSPAEIAVVVLGVNDVIDQVPSHRAVQQRAVLVDWLREHAGVRHAVFAPLPPVHRFPLLPQPLRHVMGGDARRHDRAVARWAATRDDVSHLPIDYALGPEHMADDGFHPGEPVYRACGEALANHVAGRLITTNNDTETTP; encoded by the coding sequence ATGTCGCTGGCGCTGAAGCTCGCTCTCGCGCCGCTGCTGGTCGTGCAGGCGGTGGCCACGCGCCGCCGTGCGCCGGTGCTGCCCGAGCCCGAGGGCCCGCGGCAGGGCCAGGTGGGCGCGGGCCGCGTGTTGCGCGTGCTGATCGTGGGCGACTCGTCGGCCGCCGGCGTCGGCGTGCGCACGCAGGACGAGGCGCTCGCCGGCCACCTGACGCGCGCGCTCGCCCGCTGCAGCGGCCGCCGCGTGCGCTGGCAGCTCGTCGCGAAGAGTGGCATCACGACCGTGCAGGCGCTGGACCTGCTCAAGCAGTCAGCGCCTTCGCCGGCCGAGATCGCGGTCGTGGTGCTCGGCGTCAACGACGTCATCGACCAGGTGCCTTCGCACCGCGCGGTGCAGCAGCGCGCCGTGCTGGTCGACTGGTTGCGCGAGCATGCCGGGGTGCGCCACGCGGTCTTCGCACCGCTGCCGCCGGTGCACCGCTTCCCGCTGCTGCCGCAGCCGCTTCGCCACGTGATGGGCGGCGATGCGCGCCGCCACGACCGGGCCGTGGCACGCTGGGCCGCGACGCGCGACGACGTGTCGCACCTGCCGATCGACTATGCCCTCGGCCCCGAGCACATGGCCGACGACGGCTTCCACCCCGGCGAGCCGGTCTACCGCGCCTGCGGCGAGGCGCTGGCGAACCACGTCGCCGGACGGCTGATCACCACCAACAACGACACGGAGACGACACCATGA
- a CDS encoding enoyl-CoA hydratase, with translation MSIKTATLNGVATIEIARPEKKNALTVAMYQAMADALNAAQADPAVRAVLITGQPGIFTSGNDIEDFMSRPPGSGSNAAESPVFQFMRALVGIDKPVVAAVTGAAIGIGTTMLLHCDLVYVSDEARLAMPFVSLGLVPEFASSLVVPRLLGNVKAAEKLLLGDPFSPEDAVEARIANAVLPAGEVVNHARRIAERFNGLPPGAVRETKKLLRRTSTDEILKTIAIEGELFSARLRSPEAMEAFQAFFQKRKPDFSKFS, from the coding sequence ATGAGCATCAAGACCGCCACGCTGAACGGCGTGGCCACCATCGAGATCGCCCGCCCGGAGAAGAAGAACGCGCTGACGGTGGCGATGTACCAGGCGATGGCCGACGCGCTCAACGCCGCGCAGGCCGACCCGGCCGTGCGCGCGGTGCTGATCACCGGCCAGCCGGGCATCTTCACCAGCGGCAACGACATCGAGGACTTCATGAGCCGCCCGCCCGGCTCGGGCAGCAACGCGGCGGAGTCGCCAGTGTTCCAGTTCATGCGCGCGCTGGTGGGCATCGACAAGCCGGTGGTGGCCGCCGTCACCGGCGCGGCCATCGGAATCGGCACCACGATGCTGCTGCACTGCGACCTGGTCTACGTGTCGGACGAAGCGCGGCTGGCCATGCCTTTCGTGAGCCTCGGCCTGGTGCCGGAGTTCGCCTCCAGCCTGGTCGTGCCGCGCCTGCTGGGCAACGTGAAGGCGGCCGAGAAGCTGCTGCTGGGCGACCCCTTCTCGCCCGAGGATGCGGTGGAGGCGCGCATCGCCAACGCCGTGCTGCCCGCCGGCGAGGTGGTCAACCACGCGCGCCGCATCGCCGAGCGCTTCAACGGCTTGCCGCCGGGGGCCGTGCGCGAGACGAAGAAGCTGCTGCGCCGCACCAGCACCGACGAGATCCTGAAGACGATCGCCATCGAAGGCGAGCTGTTCAGCGCGCGGCTGCGCAGCCCCGAGGCGATGGAGGCTTTCCAGGCCTTCTTCCAGAAGCGCAAGCCCGACTTCTCGAAGTTCTCCTGA
- a CDS encoding DUF2147 domain-containing protein gives MLKIALTIAAFVFHSAALAQATPVGLWKTIDDKTGKERSLIRIAEAAGVLTGRIEKSLDPDGDKNSVCDKCTDDRKGKPLIGMAVIRNVKQNADDKAIWDGGDITDPDNGKTYRLRLKPHDGGKTLEVRGYIGPFFRNQTWIRVE, from the coding sequence ATGCTGAAGATCGCATTGACGATCGCTGCGTTCGTCTTTCACTCGGCGGCCCTGGCGCAAGCCACGCCGGTCGGCCTGTGGAAGACGATCGACGACAAGACCGGCAAGGAGCGTTCGCTGATCCGCATCGCGGAGGCAGCCGGCGTGCTGACGGGCCGCATCGAGAAATCGCTCGACCCGGACGGCGACAAGAACTCCGTGTGCGACAAGTGCACCGACGATCGCAAGGGCAAGCCGCTGATCGGCATGGCCGTCATTCGCAACGTCAAGCAGAACGCCGACGACAAGGCCATCTGGGACGGCGGCGACATCACCGATCCCGACAACGGCAAGACCTACCGCCTGCGCCTGAAGCCGCACGACGGCGGCAAGACCCTGGAGGTGCGCGGCTACATCGGCCCGTTCTTCCGCAACCAGACCTGGATCCGAGTGGAGTGA
- a CDS encoding acyl-CoA dehydrogenase C-terminal domain-containing protein gives MPQYTPPLRDMQFVMHEVLHVVDELKMLPAHADIDADTINAVLEEGGKFASQVIAPLNQSGDAEGCVLDKTTHEVKTPAGFKSAYEKYVEGGWPSLSCDPAYGGQGLPHIVNQAFYEMLNSSNQAWTMYPGLSHGAYEALHAHGSDEQKALYLPKLTSGQWTGTMCLTEPHCGTDLGLLRTKAEPQPDGSYKITGAKIFISAGEHDMAENIVHLVLARLPDAPAGSKGISLFVVPKFNVNADGTLGSRNTIYCGGLEHKMGIHGNATAQIVLDGALGTLVGQPNKGLAAMFVMMNAARLGVGMQSLGLTEVAYQNAVAYAKERIQMRALSGPKNPDKPADTIIVHPDVRKMLLTARAYAEGGRALAMWTTLMIDKELSSDDADERADCADLVALITPIVKAFFTDNAWIATSHCMQVFGGHGYIREWGMEQFVRDSRINMIYEGTNTIQSLDLLGRKVLADNGKKLKKFGKLVSDFIEEEGTNEAMQEFINPLADIGDKVTKLTTELGMKAFGNADEVGAAAVDYLRVCGHLVFAYFWARMAKVALEKQVSGDPFYKAKLATARFYYAKLLPETAGLIRTARAGLAPLMEMEEALF, from the coding sequence ATGCCTCAGTACACCCCGCCCCTGCGCGACATGCAGTTCGTCATGCACGAGGTGCTCCATGTCGTCGACGAACTGAAGATGCTGCCGGCGCACGCCGACATCGACGCGGACACGATCAACGCCGTGCTCGAGGAGGGCGGCAAGTTCGCTTCGCAGGTGATCGCGCCGCTGAACCAGTCCGGCGACGCCGAAGGCTGCGTGCTCGACAAGACCACCCACGAGGTGAAGACGCCTGCCGGCTTCAAGTCGGCTTATGAGAAATACGTCGAGGGCGGCTGGCCGTCGCTCTCGTGCGACCCGGCCTACGGCGGCCAGGGCCTGCCGCACATCGTCAACCAGGCCTTCTACGAGATGCTCAACTCGTCGAACCAGGCCTGGACCATGTACCCCGGCCTGTCGCACGGCGCCTACGAGGCGCTGCATGCGCACGGCTCCGACGAGCAGAAGGCGCTGTACCTGCCCAAGCTGACCAGCGGCCAGTGGACCGGCACGATGTGCCTGACCGAACCGCACTGCGGCACCGACCTCGGCCTGCTGCGCACCAAGGCCGAGCCGCAGCCCGATGGCAGCTACAAGATCACCGGCGCGAAGATCTTCATCTCCGCCGGCGAACACGACATGGCCGAGAACATCGTCCACCTGGTGCTGGCGCGCCTGCCGGACGCACCGGCCGGCTCCAAGGGCATCTCGCTGTTCGTGGTGCCCAAGTTCAACGTCAATGCCGACGGCACGCTGGGCAGCCGCAACACGATCTACTGCGGCGGCCTCGAGCACAAGATGGGCATCCACGGCAACGCCACTGCGCAGATCGTGCTCGACGGCGCGCTCGGCACACTGGTCGGCCAGCCCAACAAGGGCCTGGCGGCGATGTTCGTGATGATGAACGCGGCCCGCCTGGGCGTGGGCATGCAGTCGCTCGGCCTGACCGAGGTGGCCTACCAGAACGCCGTGGCCTACGCGAAGGAGCGCATCCAGATGCGCGCGCTGTCGGGCCCGAAGAACCCCGACAAGCCGGCCGACACCATCATCGTGCACCCCGACGTGCGCAAGATGCTGCTCACCGCGCGTGCCTACGCCGAAGGCGGCCGTGCGCTGGCGATGTGGACGACGCTGATGATCGACAAGGAACTGTCCAGCGACGACGCCGACGAGCGTGCCGACTGCGCCGACCTGGTGGCGCTGATCACGCCGATCGTCAAGGCCTTCTTCACCGACAACGCCTGGATCGCCACCTCGCACTGCATGCAGGTGTTCGGCGGTCACGGCTACATCCGCGAATGGGGCATGGAGCAGTTCGTGCGCGATTCGCGCATCAACATGATCTACGAGGGCACCAACACGATCCAGTCGCTCGACCTGCTGGGCCGCAAGGTGCTGGCCGACAACGGCAAGAAGCTGAAGAAGTTCGGCAAGCTGGTGAGCGACTTCATCGAGGAAGAAGGCACCAACGAGGCGATGCAGGAGTTCATCAACCCGCTGGCGGACATCGGCGACAAGGTCACCAAGCTGACCACCGAACTGGGCATGAAGGCCTTCGGCAACGCCGACGAGGTGGGCGCGGCGGCGGTGGACTATCTTCGCGTCTGCGGCCACCTGGTGTTCGCCTACTTCTGGGCCCGGATGGCCAAGGTGGCGCTGGAGAAGCAGGTCAGCGGCGACCCGTTCTACAAGGCCAAGCTCGCCACCGCGCGCTTCTACTATGCGAAGCTGCTGCCCGAGACCGCCGGCCTTATCCGCACCGCGCGCGCCGGCCTGGCGCCGCTGATGGAAATGGAAGAAGCGCTGTTCTGA